In Thermogemmata fonticola, the DNA window CATGAGCACGAACACCATCATCATGACCACGCCCACCATCATCACGAGCACGAGCACCACCCCGGTTGCACTCATGCCGCGCACACGCATTTCCCCGCGTCAGCCGAGGGTCATTCTCATGGGGAGCAGGAGCGCGTTCCTACGCAGACGGATTCACCTTCTGCTGCAAGCGATTCCTATGGTTCCACTGGCAGGGAATCCTCGCCTTCGCAACCCACTCCCGAACCGGATCGCAGTGATGCAAACGCTGAAGAAGAAGACGAACACGAGGCCGACCACGGGCACAGCCACGATCTATCGTGGGTAATGGCCCGTATGCTCGTGTTGATATTCCCGGTGTCCCTGTATTTCCTCGGTCTTCCCAACGCCACCTATAGCAAGGAACGCCAGCTTCGTATGCTGGGTCAGGAATCGTCCATCGGGACAGAATTGCTCCAGGAGTTGGCCAAAGACGCCGAGGTTGTCGCAGAAAAAACCTTAGAGGACGGAAGTCTTCAACGGACGTTGAAGACGAAGACTGGCTTGCGGCTCCTCGAGACACGCAAACCCGATGGCAGCCAGCCCCGCTTGGAGGTTCTCAGCGGCGAGGGCCGGCGGATGCGCTTCAATGATCTCAATGATGCAGCCTTTGACGAAGCCAAACGGCAAAGCCTCCAGGGACAGATCGCCATTTTGGAAGGCCGCTTTCGCCGCTTGGGGGACAAGGAGTTTACCCTCTTCCGCCTCAAAATGACTTGCTGTGCCGCCGATACGGTGCCCCTACGCGTTCGTATTGTCGTCCCCCAAGCCCTCAGTGGTTTCCAAGATTTCGATTGGGTGGAAGTCAAAGGACAAATCCAATTTGTCAAAGTACCGGGGCAGGAGCGCTATCTCCCCGTCATCATAGTGGCCGACATCACCGATGTTCGCAAAACCGAACCGAAAGGGGAGTACGAGCTGTAACAGTGCCTTGCGGTTATATTGTTTCCCTCATCCTCTCCCCTCTTTTCGCGGTCATTGCGGTCACTACGCTAACTATTCCCGTGAGGAATAGCCACGGGCGAGAGGGTATTTCGTCCGCCATCCAGCTCCGTCCCGGCCCAATCCATGAGACGTACAGCATAAAGGGGAAGTCGGTACGGAGACTTTCGGCAGAAGCGGCCATCATAACCTCCGCCCCCACGGAATGGCCTGAAGGGATGGCCTGCCCTCCGGGAAGAGAATAAACCATTAGAATGAACCGCTGGAATTTGATTTGAAGAGGAGCGAGGAAATCATGCAACCGAAGAAGTTACGACGCCACCGTCATTTGCAGTGCCGTTACTGCACCAAGCAGGGGTGTCCTCGGCCGGCCTTTGTCGATTACAAGGACGTGGCCAATCTCAAGAAGATGATGACGAGCAATGCCAAGTTGTTCGGGCGCAAGCGGAGCGGTTTGTGCGCCACCTATCAGCGTGCGATGGCGGAAGCCGTCAAGCGGGCGCGCTTCATGGGCTTGCTTCCTTACGTCGGAGAGTAGGCCCGCTGAGACGTGCGGCCTCCCGCCCGGTGAAGTTCTGCCGTGGTGAATCCCGTGGTGCACTTCTTTGCCATCGGGACTGATTTGGTCTGTGTGGAGTAAACTTTATCGCTTTCAGTATGAGCCGGGATTCGGATCATTCACCCGGTGCCTCCACATAGCTGAAGTGGAGTAGCTCATGCCGGCCTACCGGCCCGTGTCCGTCGTTTCTCCCCCGGAAGCACTTGCCATCCGAGTCCGGCAGTTCCGGAACGGAAAGTACCAGCCGACACCTACCCCCCTGCATCGGCGGCGAATGATAAGCACTCCTCGGCAGCGAGACCAGACAAACACAAACTGTTCACACCGCGACTATTCCGGCTCGGTGCGAGCTTGCGTGCAGGAAGGGTAGGGCTGGTGAGACAAGCAATCCTCGCCGCTCAGAGAACAGTTCTGTGAATGGGGACCAAGTGATGAGGAATAACCAGCGGCGGACACGGATCATTGCTACCCTGGGACCGTCCACGGATAGCGCAGAGAAACTGGAAGCCTTGCTGAGTGCGGGAGCAGATGTCGCACGAATCAACTTCTCTCACGGTACACCAGACGATCACATTCGGCGCATTCGGGCCTGGCGCCAAGCAGCGGCCAAGACCGGGCGGATCGCGGGCATACTGGCAGATTTACCGGGTCCTAAGTTACGGCTGTTGCTTCCAGCACCAGTATCTCTTCAGTCGGGGGACTGGATTTATCTGACCCCTGGAGACGATTGGCGGAGCTTACCGCACGTGGTGGGCGTAACCGAACCACAGGTTTTGGCGGAGATTCGGCCTGGCCAGCGTCTTTTAGTGGATGATGGGCGGATGCAATGGGAGGCTACAGGATGGGCAGGGCGATGGCTGGCAGCGCGCGTGGCCATCGGCGGCATGCTCAGCCCGAACAAAGGACTCAATCTACCGGACACCCGCCTGTCACTTCCCGCGGTAACGGAACGGGATCGCCGAGCCTTGGAAGTAGCCGCAGCGGAGAAGGTGGATTGGGTGGCGCTCTCTTTCGTCCGCCAGGCTGCTGCTGCGGAAGCAGCGCGTGCAGCCTGTGCAGCAGTGGGTCTGGAAGCACCCCTCTTAGCCAAAATTGAGCGTCCGGAAGCCGTAGAACAGATCGAAAGCATCCTCCAGGCATTCGATGGCATCATGGTGGCGCGTGGAGACTTGGGTGTCGAAATCCCCCTCGAACAAGTCCCCATGGTGCAAAAGCGGCTCATCGCTTGGGCACGTGCAGCCGCTCGGCCAGTCATCATCGCCACAGACATGCTCGATTCCATGCGGAGCAATCCCCGCCCCACACGGGCTGAGGTCAGCGACGTGGCCAACGCCATTTGCGATGGCACCGATGTCGTGATGCTTTCGGGAGAAACTGCAGTGGGGCAGTATCCCGTAGATGCTGTGCGCTACATGGTGCGGATCGCAGAGGAAACAGAACAGCACATGCGGGCCAACGGAGCAGCCTTGGGAGGTGATGTGCCGGCACCACCAGCCCTCCACGAGGGTGAGGAACCACTTACGGCTACCGCAT includes these proteins:
- a CDS encoding TIGR03943 family putative permease subunit, whose translation is MADAHHQTQVHDHSDHHHHHDGEAISAYFTEQLLTILVAGLFGFVAIQMYRGGMLNNLLAPQFHAWVLGGGIAILALVVLRAVAVWHEASQVHAHAGHVHIHDGHLHVHSHAHHHHEHEHHHHDHAHHHHEHEHHPGCTHAAHTHFPASAEGHSHGEQERVPTQTDSPSAASDSYGSTGRESSPSQPTPEPDRSDANAEEEDEHEADHGHSHDLSWVMARMLVLIFPVSLYFLGLPNATYSKERQLRMLGQESSIGTELLQELAKDAEVVAEKTLEDGSLQRTLKTKTGLRLLETRKPDGSQPRLEVLSGEGRRMRFNDLNDAAFDEAKRQSLQGQIAILEGRFRRLGDKEFTLFRLKMTCCAADTVPLRVRIVVPQALSGFQDFDWVEVKGQIQFVKVPGQERYLPVIIVADITDVRKTEPKGEYEL
- the rpsR gene encoding 30S ribosomal protein S18, with product MQPKKLRRHRHLQCRYCTKQGCPRPAFVDYKDVANLKKMMTSNAKLFGRKRSGLCATYQRAMAEAVKRARFMGLLPYVGE
- the pyk gene encoding pyruvate kinase; this encodes MNGDQVMRNNQRRTRIIATLGPSTDSAEKLEALLSAGADVARINFSHGTPDDHIRRIRAWRQAAAKTGRIAGILADLPGPKLRLLLPAPVSLQSGDWIYLTPGDDWRSLPHVVGVTEPQVLAEIRPGQRLLVDDGRMQWEATGWAGRWLAARVAIGGMLSPNKGLNLPDTRLSLPAVTERDRRALEVAAAEKVDWVALSFVRQAAAAEAARAACAAVGLEAPLLAKIERPEAVEQIESILQAFDGIMVARGDLGVEIPLEQVPMVQKRLIAWARAAARPVIIATDMLDSMRSNPRPTRAEVSDVANAICDGTDVVMLSGETAVGQYPVDAVRYMVRIAEETEQHMRANGAALGGDVPAPPALHEGEEPLTATACRLAVEEKATALIIPTVTGRTARLVARHRPWVRIIAVASRQAVLQQLTLSWGVTGVLMRPVTVGQDRMAAAVADAFAAGVVTLGERVVVMAGHPIEGGPRHPTLRLLRVGPAGQPAEP